Proteins encoded together in one Prochlorococcus marinus str. MIT 9211 window:
- a CDS encoding NAD(P)H-quinone oxidoreductase subunit J: protein MNEETQTSELTNTDQGPQIEPGPISKWLNQKGLIHKLLEPDEIGIENLGVDPQQLFKIVSELKMNGFNYLQCQGGYDEGPGLSLVCFYHLMEMKDFNEGDKPREVRLKVFLDRNGSLRVPSLYKLFRGCDWQERETYDMFGINFDGHPHPKRLLMPEDWRGWPLRKDYIQPDFYEMQDAY from the coding sequence ATGAACGAAGAAACTCAAACATCAGAACTTACAAATACTGATCAAGGTCCTCAAATTGAACCAGGACCAATCAGTAAATGGCTTAATCAAAAAGGTTTAATACATAAACTTCTTGAGCCTGATGAAATTGGAATTGAAAATTTAGGAGTCGACCCACAACAACTTTTCAAGATTGTTTCAGAATTAAAAATGAATGGTTTTAATTATTTGCAGTGTCAAGGTGGTTATGACGAAGGCCCTGGCTTATCTCTAGTTTGCTTTTATCACCTAATGGAAATGAAAGATTTTAATGAAGGCGATAAGCCTCGAGAAGTTAGGTTAAAAGTTTTCCTTGATAGGAATGGAAGCCTAAGAGTACCCAGTTTATATAAATTATTTCGAGGATGTGATTGGCAAGAAAGAGAAACCTATGACATGTTTGGTATTAATTTTGATGGTCACCCACACCCTAAAAGGCTACTAATGCCTGAAGACTGGAGAGGATGGCCACTACGAAAAGATTATATTCAGCCAGATTTCTATGAAATGCAAGATGCTTATTAA
- a CDS encoding MlaD family protein translates to MRRSYREAIVGFTLLGGVVLLSGIIIWLQGFRVGRNDWNIVATFDDASGLSDGTPVTFRGIKVGSVEKISFNTRNVKANLRLNTNKLLLFKPVYAKVLASSVLGRDMEVSLISKGVHSQNITSLPNKKDCPSNLIVCDGDTIKGQAIKNISTLTEELNELLDQAGEEEVISKMVKSIGQFDETQQELKELIELSKEEMIRAKPIITELKKTVAHINNILAVVDNPETLGHIKQTAKSMSSTTQKLDKLATDLSKMINNEELTSAIQSAAIGIGKLFNDLYP, encoded by the coding sequence ATGAGGAGGAGCTACCGTGAAGCCATTGTTGGATTTACTCTTTTAGGAGGAGTAGTATTACTTTCTGGCATAATAATTTGGTTGCAAGGCTTTAGAGTTGGAAGAAACGATTGGAATATTGTTGCAACTTTTGATGATGCAAGTGGACTATCAGATGGAACCCCTGTGACTTTTAGAGGCATTAAAGTAGGCTCTGTTGAAAAAATATCATTTAACACAAGAAATGTTAAGGCAAATCTTAGGCTTAATACAAATAAATTGTTGTTATTCAAGCCAGTTTATGCAAAAGTTTTAGCTAGTTCTGTCCTTGGCAGAGACATGGAAGTTTCATTAATCAGTAAAGGGGTCCATAGTCAAAATATAACTTCTTTACCCAACAAAAAAGACTGTCCTAGTAATTTAATTGTCTGCGATGGAGACACAATAAAAGGACAAGCAATTAAAAATATTTCTACACTAACAGAAGAGTTAAATGAGCTTCTAGACCAAGCAGGTGAAGAAGAGGTTATTTCAAAGATGGTCAAATCAATCGGTCAGTTTGATGAAACACAACAAGAGTTAAAAGAGCTAATTGAGCTTTCAAAAGAGGAGATGATAAGAGCAAAACCAATAATTACTGAATTAAAGAAAACTGTTGCGCATATAAACAATATTTTAGCTGTTGTAGACAATCCAGAGACACTGGGTCATATAAAACAAACAGCAAAATCAATGAGTTCAACTACTCAAAAGCTAGACAAATTAGCGACTGATTTAAGCAAGATGATTAACAATGAAGAGCTAACTTCGGCTATACAAAGTGCTGCAATTGGTATAGGCAAGTTATTTAATGATTTATATCCTTAA
- a CDS encoding ABC transporter ATP-binding protein, with protein MEHSKSIKTQDNAEPIVEIENLLVEWDSKPVLNKFNLVMKPGEKIAIIGPSGCGKSTTLRVLAGLLLPTSGNLKLFGSTQSYLRLDQTNPPDVRLVFQNPALLGSLTVEENVGFLLRKNQSMSESKIKEIVISCLQEVGLYNVSNKLPSQLSGGMQKRVSFARALVKGSSLQSSSMPLLLFDEPTSGLDPIACTRIEDLIIKTTNVAKGCSIVVSHVMSTIERSAERVLMLYGGKIQWDGTIKEFKESDNSFIKQFRTGSLQGPIQPEII; from the coding sequence ATGGAACATTCAAAATCAATAAAAACCCAAGACAATGCTGAACCAATTGTTGAAATTGAGAATTTATTAGTTGAATGGGATTCCAAGCCCGTTTTAAATAAATTTAATTTAGTAATGAAACCAGGCGAGAAAATAGCAATAATTGGTCCATCAGGCTGTGGGAAGTCAACCACTCTAAGAGTCTTAGCAGGTCTTTTGCTCCCAACAAGCGGTAATCTGAAATTATTTGGCAGCACTCAAAGTTACTTAAGGCTGGATCAAACTAATCCTCCTGATGTACGTTTAGTTTTTCAAAATCCTGCACTCCTTGGCTCTTTAACAGTAGAAGAAAATGTAGGTTTTCTATTAAGAAAAAACCAATCTATGAGTGAAAGTAAAATAAAAGAAATTGTTATTTCATGCCTACAAGAAGTTGGGCTTTACAATGTAAGCAATAAATTACCAAGTCAACTCAGTGGAGGCATGCAAAAAAGAGTAAGTTTTGCACGAGCATTGGTAAAAGGGTCCTCATTGCAATCTTCTTCCATGCCATTATTATTATTTGACGAACCAACTTCTGGCCTAGATCCCATAGCCTGCACACGGATAGAAGATTTGATAATAAAAACTACCAATGTTGCAAAAGGATGCTCAATAGTAGTTAGCCATGTGATGAGCACAATTGAACGATCTGCAGAAAGAGTATTAATGCTGTATGGCGGGAAAATCCAATGGGATGGAACAATAAAGGAATTTAAAGAATCAGATAACTCTTTTATAAAACAGTTCCGAACTGGTAGCCTTCAAGGCCCTATTCAACCTGAAATAATCTAA
- a CDS encoding gluconeogenesis factor YvcK family protein has product MFHLAFFKWTEGQVPLELSINNLCASFLELSSINKPFRKRRRRNQAHADLSKNSFRRINEINFIRRLQRAVRWLLPGLVVKRWMFTSGIGLIIALLGAAIWADLNPIYWAVERLFWFLEGITTFLPRSFTGPIVFLIGIGLLLWGQSRSFDSIQKAVAPDKDAVLVDALMVKSKLNRGPNIVAIGGGTGLASLLQGLKRYSSRITAIVTVADDGGSSGILRRELGVQPPGDIRNCLAALSNEEPLLTRLFQYRFSSGTGLAGHSFGNLFLSALTSITGNIDTAITASSRILSVQGQVVPATNADVCLWAELENGEVVEGESSIGRASSPIVRIGCYPEKPPAISRALDAIENAELILLGPGSLYTSLLPNLLVPEIVAAIQKSKAPKLYICNLMTQPGETDGLDVAGHIRAIEAQLASLGITNRIFNEILVQEALAPSPLIEYYRSRGAEPVKCDRNSLLSKGYRVYQASLQGSKATPTLRHDPRSLSLAVMRFYRKYKRKN; this is encoded by the coding sequence ATGTTCCATCTGGCTTTCTTTAAGTGGACTGAAGGTCAAGTTCCCTTAGAGTTATCTATAAATAATCTCTGTGCGAGTTTTTTAGAGTTGTCCTCGATTAATAAACCATTTAGAAAAAGAAGGAGAAGAAATCAGGCCCATGCTGATTTGTCGAAGAATAGCTTCAGAAGAATCAATGAAATTAACTTTATAAGGAGATTGCAAAGAGCAGTGCGTTGGCTATTGCCTGGATTGGTTGTAAAACGCTGGATGTTTACTTCAGGCATTGGGTTAATAATAGCTCTTCTTGGAGCTGCTATATGGGCTGACTTAAACCCTATTTATTGGGCAGTTGAAAGATTGTTTTGGTTTCTTGAAGGAATTACCACGTTCCTACCTAGAAGTTTTACTGGACCAATTGTTTTTTTAATTGGTATTGGTCTTCTGCTTTGGGGGCAGAGTAGGAGCTTTGATTCAATACAAAAAGCTGTTGCTCCTGATAAAGATGCAGTTTTAGTAGACGCATTAATGGTTAAGAGCAAATTGAATAGGGGGCCAAATATTGTTGCTATTGGAGGTGGAACTGGCTTAGCTTCACTACTTCAAGGTTTGAAGAGATATAGCAGTCGCATAACCGCAATTGTCACAGTTGCAGACGATGGAGGAAGCAGTGGAATTTTGCGAAGAGAGCTTGGTGTGCAGCCGCCAGGGGATATTCGCAATTGTCTTGCAGCTCTATCAAATGAAGAGCCTCTTTTAACAAGACTTTTTCAATATCGCTTTTCATCTGGGACTGGATTGGCAGGTCATAGTTTTGGCAATCTCTTTCTTTCAGCATTGACTTCTATTACAGGCAATATTGATACAGCTATTACAGCTTCTAGTCGAATCCTGTCCGTTCAAGGCCAAGTTGTTCCAGCAACTAATGCTGATGTATGTCTTTGGGCTGAATTGGAGAATGGAGAGGTTGTTGAAGGGGAGTCATCAATAGGTCGCGCTTCTAGCCCAATAGTTCGTATTGGTTGCTATCCAGAAAAACCTCCTGCAATTAGCAGAGCTTTAGATGCAATAGAGAATGCGGAATTAATCTTGCTGGGTCCAGGAAGTCTTTATACTTCTCTTTTGCCAAACTTATTGGTGCCAGAAATAGTCGCTGCGATACAAAAAAGTAAAGCGCCAAAATTATATATCTGTAATTTAATGACTCAGCCAGGAGAAACAGATGGTCTAGATGTAGCAGGACATATCAGAGCTATTGAGGCTCAATTAGCAAGTCTTGGCATTACTAATAGGATTTTCAATGAAATACTTGTTCAAGAAGCTCTTGCCCCATCTCCTTTGATTGAGTATTACCGATCACGAGGGGCAGAGCCTGTTAAATGTGATCGTAATAGCCTTCTTTCTAAGGGGTACAGGGTTTATCAGGCATCACTTCAGGGTTCTAAAGCTACCCCTACTTTGAGGCATGATCCAAGGAGTCTTTCTTTAGCTGTTATGCGCTTTTATCGAAAATATAAAAGAAAGAATTAA